The Gemmatimonadota bacterium genome has a segment encoding these proteins:
- a CDS encoding alpha/beta hydrolase, producing the protein MRGEFVELDGDRLYYFAAGTRGQGCPVVFIHGFPTTSHLWQEVVPLVPPGRRVVVMDQLGCGRSVAAPGADLGIASQARRTLRLLDALRIECASLVTHGIGALIATELARQARGRVSDLLLVNPARASAPLHGWGTLRWLTGVVRWAAPTVGASLLHGAMVKRFFDKSRAVHSADLYARPFAGPSGPAVLTGHLRALARPCAEPDMGESPARASIVCGRECRHDRRVAAAFAAAIPGATLHEVPAAGHFLPEEAPEQLAKILASHLAP; encoded by the coding sequence ATGCGAGGGGAGTTTGTGGAACTCGATGGGGACCGCCTCTACTACTTCGCGGCGGGTACCCGAGGCCAGGGGTGTCCGGTGGTCTTCATTCACGGATTTCCCACGACGTCCCACCTGTGGCAGGAGGTCGTTCCCCTGGTGCCGCCCGGGCGCAGGGTGGTCGTCATGGACCAGCTCGGGTGTGGGCGAAGCGTGGCTGCACCCGGTGCGGATCTCGGGATTGCATCCCAGGCTCGTCGCACGCTGCGGCTCCTGGATGCCCTGCGGATCGAGTGCGCCAGCCTGGTGACGCACGGCATTGGCGCGCTGATCGCGACGGAGCTGGCTCGTCAAGCGCGCGGTCGCGTCTCGGACCTCCTCCTGGTGAACCCGGCACGAGCGAGTGCTCCGCTGCATGGCTGGGGAACCCTGCGGTGGCTGACCGGCGTCGTGCGATGGGCCGCGCCTACCGTGGGCGCGAGCTTGCTCCACGGTGCGATGGTGAAGCGTTTCTTTGACAAGTCACGCGCGGTCCACAGCGCCGACCTGTATGCGCGGCCATTTGCCGGGCCGAGCGGGCCGGCGGTCCTGACCGGTCACCTGCGCGCGCTCGCCCGGCCGTGTGCCGAGCCCGACATGGGGGAATCGCCGGCACGCGCGTCTATTGTGTGCGGCCGTGAGTGTCGCCATGACCGCCGCGTGGCCGCGGCTTTCGCGGCAGCCATTCCCGGGGCAACATTGCACGAGGTGCCTGCCGCGGGACACTTCCTGCCGGAAGAAGCGCCAGAACAACTCGCCAAGATCCTCGCATCACACCTGGCGCCATGA
- a CDS encoding alpha/beta fold hydrolase: MLETFRGHLPESDWYPAHTPDVSAHLLELPDGERARVVEAGPTDGAPVVLVHGWACSAYFFRRLMAPLAAAGYRAVALDLRGHGGSSRPTAIEPYTAPAMRAFVVAALDAVGIPRAHVVAHSLGGGVSLDLAAFAPARVRSLTLLAPVGLAPVRFVTWARLFTPVVVAPLVPYAVPRWSMPLLLRAVYGREGRWASRDVDEYWAPTADPAFARALHALLHHYRFAPRADSELAAIQAPTLVLLGDRDLLVRSRASAQRAQAVGWPAVTFPGAGHVLAEEVPDQVLDHLLPHLARCGGPGSVHSPA; this comes from the coding sequence ATGCTGGAGACGTTTCGCGGGCACCTGCCCGAGTCCGATTGGTACCCGGCGCACACGCCGGATGTCAGCGCGCATTTGCTGGAATTGCCTGATGGCGAACGTGCCCGCGTGGTTGAGGCGGGCCCGACCGACGGGGCGCCGGTGGTCCTGGTGCACGGCTGGGCGTGTTCCGCGTACTTCTTCCGCCGTTTGATGGCTCCCCTGGCTGCCGCGGGGTACCGCGCGGTCGCCCTCGACCTTCGTGGACACGGGGGGTCGTCGCGCCCAACAGCCATCGAACCTTACACCGCGCCGGCGATGCGTGCCTTCGTCGTCGCCGCGCTGGATGCCGTGGGGATTCCGCGTGCGCACGTCGTGGCACATTCGTTAGGCGGCGGCGTCTCTCTGGATCTGGCGGCGTTTGCCCCGGCCCGGGTGCGGTCGCTCACCTTGCTGGCCCCGGTTGGCCTCGCCCCCGTGCGATTCGTGACGTGGGCGCGCCTGTTCACCCCGGTGGTGGTCGCGCCGCTGGTCCCGTATGCCGTCCCCCGCTGGAGCATGCCGCTCCTGCTACGGGCCGTGTATGGACGGGAGGGACGATGGGCCTCGCGAGACGTCGACGAGTACTGGGCCCCGACGGCCGACCCGGCGTTTGCGCGCGCCCTTCATGCGTTGCTGCATCACTATCGCTTCGCCCCGCGCGCGGACAGCGAACTCGCCGCTATCCAGGCCCCGACCCTGGTTTTGCTTGGAGACCGCGACCTCCTCGTGCGTTCACGCGCGAGCGCTCAGCGTGCTCAGGCCGTCGGCTGGCCCGCGGTGACCTTTCCCGGGGCAGGTCATGTGCTGGCGGAAGAGGTGCCTGACCAGGTGCTCGACCACCTGCTGCCGCATCTTGCGCGCTGCGGAGGCCCGGGGTCGGTACATTCCCCCGCATGA
- a CDS encoding DEAD/DEAH box helicase, with translation MIKRSTPRGRGRAPSRKNPDEAVPHEETALPTAVPAEPEAAPTPAADASAFAALGLLPELVSAVAAAGYVAPTPIQTEAIPLCLRGRDVMGLAQTGTGKTAAFTLPIIHRLHGGPRRTRALILTPTRELCQQVEGSFRKYGQFSGLDVIPVFGGVSYEPQEQALRNGVDVIVATPGRLIDHMEKRNVALDELEILVLDEADRMLDMGFAPQINRIVSGISPYRQTLLFSATMPPEVEALARKYLRRPLVVQVGRRSQAAHTVRHAVYPVPGTRKTALLVSLLSSHDMESTLVFTRTKHGADRVVRALHEAGVEATAMHADKTQAQRNAALEAFRRGDIKVLVATDIAQRGLDISGISHVINYDVPGQAEDYIHRIGRTGRAAQSGDAFTFMAPDEIAMVRTIERVLGQPIERISIPGFDFGTSG, from the coding sequence ATGATCAAGCGCAGCACACCACGGGGACGGGGGCGGGCCCCGTCAAGGAAGAATCCGGACGAAGCGGTGCCGCACGAGGAGACGGCCCTGCCCACCGCCGTTCCCGCCGAACCGGAAGCGGCTCCTACTCCAGCTGCCGACGCGTCAGCGTTTGCGGCACTGGGGCTCCTCCCGGAACTCGTCTCCGCCGTGGCTGCGGCCGGGTACGTGGCACCCACTCCCATCCAGACCGAGGCGATCCCGCTCTGCCTGCGCGGACGCGACGTGATGGGACTGGCTCAGACCGGCACCGGCAAGACGGCGGCCTTCACCCTGCCGATCATCCACCGCCTCCATGGGGGGCCACGGCGCACCCGCGCGCTGATCCTCACGCCCACCCGCGAACTCTGCCAGCAAGTCGAGGGGTCGTTCCGGAAGTACGGCCAGTTCTCCGGCCTGGACGTCATCCCGGTGTTTGGCGGCGTCTCGTATGAACCGCAGGAGCAGGCGCTGCGAAACGGCGTTGACGTGATCGTGGCCACTCCGGGGCGCCTTATCGACCACATGGAAAAGCGAAATGTGGCCCTGGATGAGCTCGAGATCCTGGTCCTCGATGAGGCAGACCGCATGTTGGACATGGGGTTCGCTCCGCAGATCAACCGGATCGTGAGCGGCATCTCGCCCTATCGCCAAACGCTCCTGTTCAGCGCGACCATGCCCCCCGAAGTCGAGGCACTGGCGCGCAAGTACCTGCGACGTCCCCTCGTGGTTCAGGTGGGGCGGCGGTCGCAAGCCGCGCACACGGTCCGCCACGCGGTGTACCCGGTGCCGGGCACCCGCAAGACGGCCCTGCTCGTGTCGCTCTTGAGCAGCCACGACATGGAATCGACCCTGGTCTTCACGCGAACCAAGCATGGAGCGGACCGGGTCGTGCGCGCCCTGCACGAAGCGGGGGTCGAGGCGACGGCCATGCATGCCGACAAGACGCAGGCGCAACGCAATGCGGCCCTGGAGGCATTTCGCCGCGGCGACATCAAGGTGTTGGTGGCCACGGATATCGCCCAGCGTGGACTCGATATCTCGGGGATCAGCCACGTCATCAACTACGACGTGCCGGGCCAGGCCGAGGACTACATCCACCGGATCGGGCGCACCGGGCGGGCCGCGCAATCCGGCGACGCCTTCACGTTCATGGCACCGGACGAAATTGCGATGGTCCGCACGATCGAGCGCGTCCTCGGACAACCCATCGAACGCATCTCGATTCCCGGGTTCGATTTCGGGACGTCGGGATAG
- a CDS encoding type II secretion system protein, translating into MSRTSRSLGRHGGSLIELLLAMVVLGLAALVALPPFRSAQDRLAAEGAAAQAVRSLMDGRDHAVRRSERTALRMDTASARLSIVAGPETVAVHDLGAVFGVTLSTTRDSIAWSPLGLGYGAANARLIVARGQAAETITVSRLGRVRR; encoded by the coding sequence ATGTCGCGCACATCCCGTTCGTTAGGTCGCCACGGCGGCTCGCTCATCGAGTTGCTCCTCGCCATGGTCGTACTCGGCCTGGCCGCCCTCGTCGCACTCCCGCCGTTTCGGTCCGCACAGGACCGACTCGCCGCCGAAGGGGCCGCCGCCCAGGCCGTCCGTTCCCTGATGGATGGGCGAGACCACGCCGTTCGGCGCAGCGAACGCACCGCCCTGCGGATGGACACGGCCAGCGCGCGTTTGTCGATTGTCGCTGGTCCAGAGACCGTGGCCGTGCACGACCTCGGCGCCGTGTTCGGCGTGACCCTGTCCACGACGCGTGACTCCATCGCCTGGAGCCCGCTGGGGCTCGGCTATGGTGCCGCCAACGCCCGACTCATCGTCGCTCGCGGACAGGCAGCCGAGACGATCACGGTCAGCCGGCTGGGGCGCGTCCGGCGATGA
- a CDS encoding Rdx family protein codes for MMYVTIEYCVMUSYEPRAASLAVEIRTTYPAALVELLPSSGGRFEVTRDGIPVFQKSVVRRHAHPGEVVNLLGAVDTPL; via the coding sequence ATGATGTACGTAACCATCGAATACTGCGTGATGTGAAGCTACGAACCTCGGGCCGCCAGTCTGGCGGTCGAGATTCGCACGACCTACCCTGCCGCGCTCGTCGAGCTGTTGCCCTCGTCGGGTGGCCGCTTCGAGGTGACCCGCGACGGGATCCCGGTCTTCCAGAAGTCGGTCGTCCGTCGACATGCGCACCCGGGGGAGGTCGTGAATCTCCTCGGCGCGGTCGATACTCCTCTCTAG
- a CDS encoding ATP-dependent 6-phosphofructokinase — protein sequence MRIAISTGGGDAPGLNAVIRAAVLSATSRGWDVLGICRGYFGLLGEDEIIPLNRDRVRGIAHLGGTILRTTNRGNPFAFPVRQPDGSWVEIDRSAELLSTIERLGIDAIITIGGDGSLRIGQQLHERGVHIVGVPKTIDNDVAGTITTFGFDTAVNTAIEAIDKLHTTAESHERVIVMEVMGRHAGFIALHAGVAATADVILMPEVPFDIEKVCAKVRSRDRSGQRFSIVVVAEGAYPIGGQEAIMGSSLPGQDKRVGGIAGRIAWEIQERTGKEARSLVLGHLQRGGSPTGYDRLLATRFGGAAVEAVEQQKWGHMVALQSPHIVAIPITDAIGAPRRVELTHDIVRTARAAGISFGD from the coding sequence ATGCGCATAGCAATCTCAACGGGTGGCGGTGACGCGCCCGGGCTCAACGCCGTGATCCGCGCGGCTGTCCTCAGTGCCACCAGCCGTGGATGGGACGTGTTGGGTATTTGTCGCGGGTACTTCGGGTTGCTGGGCGAGGACGAGATCATTCCGCTGAACCGTGATCGGGTCCGCGGCATCGCGCACCTCGGGGGCACCATCCTCCGGACGACCAATCGCGGGAACCCGTTCGCCTTCCCCGTACGGCAACCCGACGGCAGCTGGGTGGAGATCGACCGTTCAGCCGAGTTGCTGTCGACCATCGAGCGACTCGGCATCGACGCCATCATCACGATTGGTGGAGATGGATCCCTGCGCATAGGCCAGCAACTGCACGAGCGCGGCGTCCATATCGTCGGCGTGCCCAAGACGATTGACAACGACGTGGCCGGGACGATTACGACGTTCGGGTTCGATACGGCGGTCAACACGGCCATCGAAGCCATCGACAAGTTGCACACCACTGCGGAGTCGCACGAACGGGTGATTGTGATGGAGGTAATGGGGCGGCATGCCGGTTTTATCGCCCTCCATGCAGGGGTGGCCGCGACGGCCGATGTCATCCTCATGCCGGAAGTTCCGTTCGACATTGAGAAGGTCTGCGCGAAAGTGCGCTCGCGCGATCGTTCCGGACAACGTTTTTCCATCGTGGTCGTCGCCGAGGGCGCCTACCCCATCGGCGGCCAGGAAGCGATCATGGGATCCTCGCTCCCCGGGCAGGACAAGCGCGTGGGGGGCATCGCGGGCCGGATCGCCTGGGAAATCCAGGAGCGCACGGGAAAGGAGGCGCGATCCCTGGTCCTCGGCCACCTTCAGCGTGGCGGCTCCCCGACCGGTTACGACCGCCTGCTCGCGACCCGATTTGGCGGCGCGGCCGTCGAAGCAGTCGAGCAGCAGAAGTGGGGGCACATGGTCGCGCTGCAGTCGCCGCACATCGTCGCGATCCCGATCACCGACGCGATTGGGGCGCCCCGTCGTGTCGAGCTGACCCACGACATCGTCCGAACCGCTCGTGCGGCCGGGATTTCCTTTGGCGACTAG
- a CDS encoding DEAD/DEAH box helicase: MIIAPTRAACETIELALGLHIDTVLEREHGEEVRALARGGRGFGIVAGTGTGKTLSVRPIAEVILGTSDLRVGVVNREREATPETPTWNVIIVTTGIARRWFMDGDILAGDTLVIDEIHQTSAELELCLALGKRVGCRFIWLSATVDPSFYARYLEAADIVHSTAFDPSRAADVRVVRRDPAEFLDDKFLQQVMRERRGVGMFLPTRAAVEQVAAVVGDRFRRITSAFYHGGEPIRVIRPFLEEGAPKPFFLAMTAAGQSALNIKGLDTVIIDDTRFANVVERGKNVLTRLHLGTNEILQMAGRVHGRVEGGRVYLLTDRDIVFSALRPTAPEFQLGGDSERVALTCAGLGVRADTLDLPVQLDRIAYRKALARLEARGLVENGRLSRYGKIVESLPVERPWAELIAHGEDRLMPYLAVMASIESLHRMTREQRDLEGLVVAGSDHLTAYNVYAEAFRKAGYLGEVYGLPRHLFDETMIAAWADRRGVLVKAVEDAALAMASVCRAVGVPLPEAMPPADDAVRRAFGDLIARIMPFDLVIDETTVDGQEARVSKTSVCGSWGAVAGSLRYFADRFGNPRASIEGTQLPKDLVHQYAVRGAAEVVYAGDERRDAVIRRERVTYFGFELEREETFLDEFHDAEGDAARLALAEALAREEARHPAVRANRRDIDEVRDCYRRSGGATPRLGLPELRGRYLEALAGVQSVRAYRAATLRLDLRGLVDTETRARLNELPGEALVREQVVGIEYDVEEPSDGPAVGVARLVLPEKLARSLAAEEVPVLDRPVRFVVHRGQRGSVRAATLDELQELLDRPWSPEETSRRRQREEEGRRKQRDRDTARTRGELDRFRRSRDRSRVSPKRRGKR; this comes from the coding sequence ATCATCATCGCCCCGACCCGGGCGGCCTGCGAGACCATCGAACTCGCGCTTGGCCTGCACATCGACACGGTGCTGGAGCGGGAGCACGGTGAGGAAGTCCGGGCCCTGGCGCGCGGCGGACGCGGGTTCGGGATTGTGGCCGGAACCGGCACGGGGAAGACGCTGTCCGTGCGCCCCATCGCCGAGGTGATCCTCGGCACCAGCGACCTGCGCGTAGGCGTGGTGAACCGGGAGCGTGAGGCGACGCCGGAGACGCCGACATGGAACGTCATCATTGTCACCACCGGGATCGCGCGCCGGTGGTTCATGGACGGCGACATCCTGGCCGGCGACACCCTGGTCATCGACGAGATCCACCAGACGTCCGCCGAGTTGGAGTTGTGTCTCGCGTTAGGCAAGCGCGTGGGTTGCCGGTTCATCTGGTTGTCCGCGACGGTCGACCCGAGTTTCTACGCGCGGTACCTGGAAGCGGCGGACATCGTCCACAGCACGGCGTTCGATCCGTCGCGTGCGGCCGATGTGCGCGTGGTGCGGCGGGACCCGGCCGAGTTCCTTGACGACAAGTTCCTGCAGCAGGTGATGCGCGAGCGTCGCGGGGTCGGCATGTTCCTGCCGACGCGCGCCGCGGTGGAGCAGGTGGCGGCCGTCGTGGGGGACCGGTTCCGCCGGATCACGAGCGCCTTTTACCATGGCGGCGAGCCCATTCGCGTGATTCGGCCGTTCCTCGAGGAGGGCGCGCCGAAGCCGTTCTTCCTGGCCATGACCGCTGCTGGACAAAGCGCCTTGAACATCAAGGGGCTCGACACGGTGATCATCGATGACACCCGGTTCGCCAATGTCGTGGAACGCGGCAAGAACGTGCTCACACGCCTCCACTTGGGCACCAACGAGATCCTGCAGATGGCTGGCCGGGTCCACGGCCGGGTCGAGGGGGGGCGGGTCTACCTGCTCACCGACCGCGACATCGTGTTCTCGGCACTCCGGCCAACTGCTCCCGAGTTCCAGTTGGGGGGGGATTCGGAGCGCGTCGCCCTGACGTGTGCTGGGTTGGGGGTGCGCGCGGACACGCTGGACCTGCCGGTGCAACTGGACCGGATCGCGTACCGCAAGGCACTGGCGCGCCTCGAGGCGCGCGGCCTGGTCGAGAACGGGCGGCTCTCGCGGTATGGCAAGATCGTCGAGTCGCTGCCGGTGGAGCGTCCGTGGGCGGAGCTGATCGCCCATGGCGAGGACCGGCTGATGCCCTATCTCGCCGTGATGGCGAGCATCGAGAGCCTGCACCGGATGACACGAGAGCAGCGCGACCTCGAGGGGTTGGTCGTGGCCGGGAGCGACCACCTCACCGCCTACAACGTGTATGCTGAGGCCTTTCGCAAGGCGGGCTACCTCGGCGAGGTGTACGGCCTGCCGCGGCACCTGTTTGACGAGACGATGATCGCCGCCTGGGCCGACCGCCGTGGCGTGCTGGTCAAGGCGGTGGAGGATGCGGCGTTGGCGATGGCGAGCGTCTGTCGCGCCGTCGGGGTGCCGCTGCCGGAGGCCATGCCGCCAGCCGACGACGCCGTGCGACGGGCCTTCGGCGACCTGATCGCCCGCATCATGCCGTTTGACCTCGTGATTGACGAGACGACCGTGGACGGGCAGGAAGCCCGCGTCTCCAAGACGAGCGTCTGTGGATCCTGGGGCGCCGTGGCGGGATCGCTGCGGTACTTCGCCGATCGGTTCGGAAACCCGCGCGCGTCGATCGAAGGCACGCAACTGCCCAAGGACCTCGTGCACCAGTACGCCGTCCGAGGTGCCGCGGAAGTGGTGTACGCCGGAGATGAACGACGAGACGCCGTGATCCGTCGCGAACGCGTGACGTATTTCGGCTTTGAGCTGGAGCGCGAAGAGACCTTCCTGGACGAGTTCCACGACGCGGAAGGGGACGCGGCTCGTCTCGCGCTCGCCGAGGCACTGGCCAGGGAGGAGGCACGGCATCCGGCGGTGCGGGCCAATCGGCGCGATATCGACGAGGTGCGCGACTGCTATCGCCGCAGCGGGGGCGCCACGCCGCGCCTCGGCCTGCCCGAACTGCGGGGGCGCTACCTTGAGGCGCTGGCCGGCGTCCAGTCGGTGCGCGCCTACCGGGCCGCCACGCTCCGCCTGGACCTCCGAGGGTTGGTGGACACCGAGACGCGGGCACGTCTGAACGAGCTTCCGGGTGAGGCGCTGGTTCGCGAACAAGTGGTGGGCATCGAGTACGACGTCGAGGAACCGTCGGACGGCCCGGCCGTCGGTGTCGCGCGACTTGTGCTTCCGGAGAAGCTGGCTCGCTCGCTTGCCGCCGAGGAGGTGCCGGTGCTGGATCGCCCGGTGCGCTTCGTTGTGCATCGCGGGCAGCGCGGGAGTGTGCGCGCCGCGACCCTCGACGAGCTGCAGGAGTTGCTCGATCGGCCCTGGTCTCCCGAGGAAACCAGCCGGCGTCGCCAACGCGAGGAGGAGGGGCGTCGGAAGCAACGCGACCGCGATACGGCGCGCACCCGTGGAGAGCTGGATCGGTTCCGCCGATCGCGGGACCGGTCGCGCGTCTCGCCGAAACGACGCGGGAAGCGTTAG
- a CDS encoding GNAT family N-acetyltransferase, producing MPPIAVTRTYLELTASITPAITPPPPGTSWRVLDATAWDETRLLYTEVGADYAWRDRLPWSEAQWAELVASPSTRVFVLDVDERPGGYAELSTVGRAIEIAYFGLKGFAQGRGLGRWMLERAIAEAQAMGAERVWLHTCTLDAPAALPNYLARGFSVVRTETYTVEVPDA from the coding sequence ATGCCACCCATTGCCGTCACGCGGACGTACCTGGAGCTCACAGCGAGCATCACGCCGGCGATCACGCCGCCTCCGCCGGGCACATCATGGCGGGTGCTCGATGCGACGGCGTGGGACGAGACTCGCCTGCTCTACACAGAAGTGGGAGCGGACTATGCGTGGCGCGATCGGCTGCCATGGTCCGAGGCGCAGTGGGCTGAGCTGGTCGCGTCGCCCTCCACGCGCGTGTTCGTGCTGGATGTGGACGAGCGGCCCGGCGGATACGCGGAGCTCTCGACCGTCGGCCGCGCCATCGAGATCGCGTATTTCGGCCTGAAGGGTTTTGCGCAGGGCCGCGGATTGGGCCGCTGGATGTTGGAGCGCGCGATCGCCGAGGCCCAGGCAATGGGCGCGGAGCGCGTCTGGCTTCACACCTGCACGCTGGACGCCCCCGCGGCCCTCCCCAACTACCTGGCGCGTGGCTTTTCCGTTGTGCGCACCGAGACGTACACCGTGGAGGTCCCCGACGCCTAA
- a CDS encoding TetR family transcriptional regulator C-terminal domain-containing protein, producing the protein MKDTRGRIVGAAASLIAEKGFKRTSVDDVIERADLSGKSHFYHYFKSKEELGLEVLGRQFESFAERGLVILREPLIHPLERLHLFIDSLVALQTERGFRVGSPFGTLATEMADLHEGFRERLVQVFDRWAAQIEALLWEARPLLNPEVDTRRLARFLIATLEGALMMSKVNRDAEMLRAIAADLKRFISTHLREGVPA; encoded by the coding sequence ATGAAGGACACCCGGGGGAGAATCGTGGGAGCGGCCGCCTCGCTCATCGCCGAGAAAGGGTTCAAGCGAACCTCAGTCGATGACGTGATCGAACGAGCGGATCTCAGCGGAAAGAGCCACTTCTACCACTATTTCAAGTCCAAGGAAGAGCTCGGGCTCGAGGTGCTGGGGCGCCAATTCGAGTCGTTCGCTGAGCGGGGCTTGGTGATCCTGCGCGAGCCGCTGATTCACCCGCTGGAACGACTGCACCTGTTCATCGACTCACTGGTCGCCCTGCAGACCGAGCGTGGATTCCGCGTGGGGAGTCCGTTCGGCACTCTCGCGACTGAAATGGCCGACCTGCATGAGGGGTTCCGCGAGCGGCTGGTTCAGGTGTTCGATCGGTGGGCGGCGCAGATCGAGGCTCTCTTGTGGGAGGCGCGTCCCCTGCTCAACCCCGAAGTGGACACGCGACGGCTGGCGCGCTTCCTCATCGCCACCCTCGAAGGAGCCCTGATGATGTCGAAAGTCAATCGCGATGCGGAGATGCTGCGCGCCATTGCCGCCGACCTGAAGCGATTTATTTCCACCCACCTCCGCGAGGGCGTACCCGCATGA
- a CDS encoding sigma-70 family RNA polymerase sigma factor translates to MTAVLEFERTDVPAVGDVPSAADWAREGFEAAAQRQLPPLYSFALKLSRNPDDAEDLVSDTYLRALERWHQFRPGTNMRAWLFTILYHVFVSRKRRISAREVLSTDDPESPVGPETLVGDADPEGAFYDSFIDEEIVASIEALPSEYRTAVLMSDVHGMRYAEIAEVLGVPEGTVKSRLFRGRRILQRRLRDYAVSGGYVRGAPLEPAGAS, encoded by the coding sequence ATGACGGCTGTCCTGGAGTTCGAGCGTACCGACGTGCCGGCGGTGGGTGATGTGCCCTCTGCCGCCGATTGGGCTCGCGAGGGGTTCGAGGCGGCGGCACAGCGACAGCTGCCCCCGCTGTACTCCTTTGCGCTGAAGCTGTCGCGCAATCCTGACGATGCGGAGGATCTCGTCTCTGACACCTACCTGCGTGCCCTGGAGCGTTGGCATCAGTTCCGTCCGGGGACCAACATGCGCGCCTGGCTTTTCACGATCCTCTACCACGTGTTTGTCAGCCGCAAGCGACGGATCAGTGCGCGGGAAGTGCTGTCCACGGACGATCCCGAAAGCCCCGTGGGGCCGGAGACGTTGGTTGGCGACGCGGACCCCGAGGGGGCGTTCTACGACTCATTCATCGATGAGGAGATCGTCGCCTCCATCGAGGCCTTGCCCTCGGAATACCGGACCGCCGTCCTCATGAGTGACGTGCATGGGATGCGGTACGCGGAGATTGCTGAGGTGTTGGGTGTCCCGGAGGGTACGGTCAAGTCCCGCCTGTTTCGGGGACGGCGGATCCTGCAGCGGCGGCTCCGCGACTACGCCGTGTCCGGTGGTTACGTTCGCGGAGCGCCGCTCGAGCCCGCCGGCGCGTCGTGA
- a CDS encoding CGNR zinc finger domain-containing protein, protein MEVLLSPAGRDAHGVPRSTEFSRVGERLWLDFVNTDEARRGHRIDLLRDFDALVEFLVDAAVLDAERASGMRRRAHQQPAGATAALVEARRSRAALRQLAERGAQSERVRLDALAEINRVLGRSAVTRRIDLREDGTFAHTLVPVGDAFAALLIPVIESAADAMIEGELPRVRRCGDPRCTRVFFDDTRNGRRRWCEMSTCGNRAKAARWRERHDAPAGSSGAPRT, encoded by the coding sequence ATGGAGGTGCTCCTCTCACCGGCGGGCCGCGACGCGCATGGGGTGCCGCGCAGCACAGAGTTCTCCCGTGTGGGGGAGCGACTCTGGCTTGACTTCGTGAACACGGACGAGGCCCGACGTGGACACCGCATCGACCTGCTCCGCGACTTCGATGCGTTGGTCGAATTCCTGGTGGATGCCGCCGTCCTCGATGCCGAACGCGCGAGTGGCATGCGCCGCCGTGCGCACCAACAGCCTGCCGGCGCGACCGCCGCCCTTGTCGAGGCCAGACGAAGTCGCGCCGCCCTGCGGCAGCTGGCCGAACGTGGCGCGCAATCGGAACGGGTCCGGCTGGATGCCCTCGCCGAGATCAATCGCGTGCTGGGGCGGTCGGCCGTGACCCGCCGCATCGACCTCCGTGAAGATGGTACCTTTGCCCATACCCTGGTGCCTGTGGGCGACGCATTCGCGGCGCTCCTCATCCCGGTGATCGAATCGGCAGCGGACGCGATGATCGAGGGTGAACTACCGCGCGTGCGACGATGCGGCGACCCGCGGTGCACCCGCGTGTTTTTCGACGACACTCGCAACGGACGGCGCCGATGGTGTGAAATGTCCACGTGCGGCAACCGCGCCAAGGCGGCCCGCTGGCGCGAGCGTCACGACGCGCCGGCGGGCTCGAGCGGCGCTCCGCGAACGTAA
- a CDS encoding DUF84 family protein — MPMIAVGSANPVKVRAVESVVRRWGAGWEVEGVGVSSGVPDQPWGDEQTIAGARARAERAREALGADVGLGLEGGVVAAAEGLRTCAWAVAAFADGATSIGGSLSMPLPPAVATLVRQGMELGHAMDAYCATTGTKHGAGAVGILTAGLVDRAQAYEVLVAYALAPLLSAPLWAPEPR, encoded by the coding sequence ATGCCGATGATCGCGGTCGGGTCCGCAAACCCCGTCAAGGTGCGCGCGGTGGAGAGTGTCGTTAGGCGCTGGGGTGCCGGATGGGAGGTGGAGGGCGTCGGCGTGTCGTCCGGCGTGCCGGACCAGCCGTGGGGCGACGAACAGACCATCGCCGGCGCGCGTGCCCGCGCCGAGCGCGCCCGCGAGGCGCTCGGTGCCGACGTGGGGCTCGGGCTGGAGGGCGGTGTGGTGGCCGCAGCGGAGGGTTTGCGGACCTGTGCGTGGGCGGTGGCCGCGTTCGCCGACGGCGCCACGTCTATCGGCGGCTCCCTGTCGATGCCGCTGCCTCCCGCCGTCGCCACCCTGGTGCGGCAGGGCATGGAGCTCGGGCATGCGATGGATGCGTATTGCGCGACCACCGGGACGAAACATGGGGCGGGCGCCGTGGGCATCCTCACCGCGGGACTCGTCGATCGCGCGCAGGCCTACGAGGTGCTCGTGGCCTATGCGCTGGCGCCCCTGTTGAGTGCACCCCTCTGGGCACCGGAGCCGCGATGA